The following proteins come from a genomic window of Azospirillum humicireducens:
- the speB gene encoding agmatinase produces the protein MIDPDKLNRLREKYSGSGGGDIHSPEFQRVAALQFSAGGRRTQPFAGVSTLLDAPYRPDAPGLPDFGGLEVALIGVPMDLGVTNRAGARFGPRAVRTIERIGPYEYVLRMVPSASCRLADVGDVPLSSRFSLEACHHDIESFYNKVVDAGVIPLSVGGDHSISQSILKAVGRDRPVGMIHFDAHCDTGGPYEGSKFHHGGPFRQAVLDGVLDPERTVQIGIRGSTEFLWEFSYESGMTVIHAEEVAQRGIPAVIEQARRVVGDGPVYVSFDVDCLDPVFAPGTGTPEVGGLTTREAVELLRGLAGLDVIGGDVVEVAPQYDANTTTAQAGAQMLFEILCLAVKALEQRRG, from the coding sequence ATGATCGATCCGGACAAGCTCAACCGCCTGCGCGAGAAGTACAGCGGCAGCGGCGGCGGCGACATCCACTCGCCGGAATTCCAGCGTGTCGCCGCCCTGCAATTCTCCGCCGGGGGACGGCGGACCCAGCCCTTCGCCGGGGTCTCCACCCTGCTCGACGCGCCATACCGTCCGGATGCGCCCGGACTGCCCGATTTCGGCGGGCTGGAGGTTGCGCTGATCGGCGTGCCGATGGATCTGGGGGTGACCAACCGTGCCGGAGCCCGCTTCGGTCCGCGGGCGGTGCGGACCATCGAGCGGATCGGTCCCTACGAATATGTGCTGAGGATGGTGCCGTCGGCATCTTGCCGGCTGGCCGATGTCGGCGATGTGCCGCTGTCCAGCCGATTCAGCCTGGAGGCCTGCCATCACGACATCGAGAGCTTCTACAACAAGGTGGTGGATGCCGGGGTGATCCCGCTGTCGGTCGGCGGCGACCATTCGATCAGCCAATCGATCCTGAAGGCGGTTGGACGGGACCGTCCGGTTGGCATGATCCATTTCGATGCCCATTGCGACACCGGCGGCCCTTATGAAGGGTCGAAGTTCCATCATGGCGGTCCGTTCCGCCAAGCGGTGCTGGACGGCGTGCTCGACCCGGAACGCACGGTGCAGATCGGCATCCGCGGCAGCACCGAATTCCTCTGGGAGTTCTCCTACGAGTCCGGCATGACGGTGATCCATGCCGAGGAGGTGGCGCAGCGCGGCATTCCCGCGGTGATCGAGCAGGCCCGCCGGGTGGTCGGCGACGGGCCGGTCTATGTCTCGTTCGACGTGGACTGCCTCGACCCGGTGTTCGCGCCCGGCACCGGCACGCCGGAGGTCGGCGGGCTGACCACGCGGGAGGCGGTCGAGCTTCTGCGCGGGCTGGCCGGGCTGGACGTGATCGGCGGCGACGTGGTGGAGGTCGCACCTCAGTATGACGCCAACACCACCACCGCCCAGGCCGGCGCGCAGATGCTGTTCGAGATCCTGTGCCTCGCCGTCAAGGCGCTGGAGCAGCGGCGGGGTTGA
- a CDS encoding ABC transporter permease yields the protein MIRRAPRSLGEHAPILFPALMLVVFFVIPFGLMIAVSVARRIPGGFYEPDLVLANYERFLSAFFGGVLSFSLELAALVAVVAVGIGFPFTYRLARLPRAAQVRWLVFLLSILSLSEVIIGFAWSTLLSRTAGITNFLVAVGLMAEPQSLSPSFGALLAGMVYQAFPYTVLVLYPALARLDPALVEASRTLGASPLKAFFTVVVPAQRNTIVATLIMAFVFALGSYLLPQLLGRPQHWTLSVLITDQAIYQSNMPFAAAMAVFLVLVSLALVGLSLLFGRKEEA from the coding sequence ATGATCCGCCGCGCCCCCCGCAGCCTGGGCGAGCACGCGCCGATCCTGTTTCCGGCGCTGATGCTGGTCGTCTTCTTCGTCATTCCCTTCGGCCTGATGATCGCGGTCAGCGTCGCCCGCCGGATCCCCGGCGGCTTCTACGAACCCGATCTGGTGCTCGCCAATTACGAACGGTTCCTCAGCGCCTTCTTCGGCGGGGTCCTGTCCTTCTCGCTGGAGTTGGCGGCGCTGGTGGCCGTGGTGGCGGTCGGCATCGGCTTTCCCTTCACCTACCGGCTGGCGCGGCTGCCGCGGGCAGCCCAGGTGCGCTGGCTGGTCTTCCTGCTGTCGATCCTGTCGCTGTCGGAGGTGATCATCGGCTTCGCGTGGTCGACCCTGCTGTCGCGCACCGCCGGGATCACCAACTTCTTGGTGGCGGTCGGGCTGATGGCGGAACCGCAATCGCTGTCTCCCAGCTTCGGCGCGCTGCTGGCCGGCATGGTCTATCAGGCCTTCCCCTACACCGTGCTGGTGCTCTATCCGGCGCTCGCCCGGCTCGACCCGGCGCTGGTGGAGGCGTCGCGGACGCTGGGGGCCTCGCCGCTCAAGGCCTTCTTCACCGTGGTGGTGCCGGCCCAGCGCAACACCATCGTCGCCACCCTGATCATGGCCTTCGTCTTCGCGTTGGGCAGCTACCTGCTGCCGCAGCTGCTGGGGCGGCCACAGCACTGGACCCTGTCGGTGCTGATCACCGATCAGGCGATCTATCAGTCCAACATGCCGTTCGCGGCGGCGATGGCGGTCTTCCTGGTGCTGGTCAGTCTGGCGCTGGTCGGGTTGTCCCTGCTGTTCGGACGCAAGGAGGAGGCATGA
- a CDS encoding ATP-binding protein, translated as MKRLAEWLTDALRAECGALVDEGIRLAKQKGYADQTSSMRAAWTEATVALNESLVAYLSDPLRRDGHSGHNNYRTDPRFDRLRHIAQTHHDAGIPLELNNGLLKLYRCAYRNRLGGLPDGAREFGGGDAFRARLDDFFDEVELAMLVPWAVAAPREEALSDSLRRLTRERDQYFAALESLRNPVFILDEDSRLLTANRAALQFFLDMPEAGALTYRLALQPHRSELQAVVDQIVASPGTEWNSIWMQTRQGSRCFDIRLRAVEDTVHKLRPWQIMLLHDVTEHHQAIRRAREAERTMSLFLAAMSHEIRAPLHSVLGAASLMKGASPEKQEELVELLDIAARSLNTTLENVLSFSRFEHQAPQPRPVAVCLREALGDLVRIKDIPARQLGVPLRLEMAPGLPEHVRLDWSMIQQILGNLIQNALRHDDGRGVLVGLRAEDGMLVFRVADHGPGMPEEIRDMLAQAPVGLRPRTTGRNGSGLGLAIAQRMTLALGGGIAVLDPGEGAVVEVRLPLVAASPAELPARQRTPDDRFHQNCLVVDDDPINAQVTAAMLERMGLSVDHAHTLEQAHALLLAAPDAYGVFLLDYRLPDGTGPDFAREIRNTPALADASIILLSANADWVRASPADAGLFQAILEKPLDATALGKAIRGKAARPAVGAGGLLNGLSPTARRRMAEAFTRGWTEFRTMLEVADPAERDAALAARAHKLASGAATFGLDEIADRLRRIEAAHEDGTVDAATRAKEHGALFACSLPPDWWNRFAEDSSA; from the coding sequence ATGAAGCGGCTGGCCGAATGGTTGACCGACGCCCTTCGGGCCGAATGCGGGGCGCTGGTCGACGAGGGAATCCGGCTGGCCAAGCAGAAGGGCTATGCCGACCAGACCAGCTCGATGCGGGCGGCCTGGACCGAAGCCACCGTGGCGCTCAACGAGAGCCTTGTCGCCTATCTGTCCGACCCGTTGCGCCGGGATGGTCATAGCGGCCACAACAACTATCGCACCGACCCGCGTTTCGACAGGCTCCGCCACATCGCGCAGACGCACCATGACGCCGGGATCCCGCTGGAACTGAACAACGGCTTGCTCAAGCTGTATCGGTGCGCCTATCGCAACCGGCTGGGCGGCCTGCCGGACGGTGCGCGGGAGTTTGGCGGCGGCGATGCCTTCCGGGCGAGGCTCGACGACTTCTTCGACGAGGTCGAGCTGGCGATGCTGGTTCCCTGGGCGGTGGCCGCGCCGCGGGAGGAGGCGTTGAGCGACAGCCTGCGGCGGCTGACGCGCGAGCGCGACCAGTATTTCGCGGCGCTGGAAAGCCTGCGCAATCCGGTGTTCATCCTGGACGAGGACAGCCGGCTGCTGACCGCCAACCGGGCGGCTTTGCAATTCTTCCTCGACATGCCGGAGGCCGGCGCACTGACCTACCGTCTGGCCCTGCAACCGCACCGCAGCGAACTCCAGGCGGTGGTGGACCAGATCGTCGCCAGTCCGGGAACGGAGTGGAATTCGATCTGGATGCAGACACGCCAGGGCAGCCGCTGCTTCGACATCCGGCTGCGGGCGGTCGAGGATACCGTTCACAAGCTGCGGCCCTGGCAGATCATGCTGCTGCACGACGTGACCGAGCATCATCAGGCGATCCGCAGGGCGCGCGAGGCGGAACGCACCATGTCGCTTTTCCTGGCTGCGATGTCCCATGAAATCCGCGCGCCGCTCCACAGCGTCCTGGGTGCCGCAAGCCTGATGAAGGGGGCCAGCCCGGAAAAGCAGGAGGAGCTGGTCGAGCTTCTGGACATCGCGGCCCGGTCGCTGAACACGACCCTGGAGAATGTGCTCAGCTTTTCGCGTTTCGAGCATCAGGCACCGCAGCCGCGTCCGGTCGCGGTGTGCTTGCGCGAGGCGCTGGGCGATCTGGTGCGGATCAAGGACATTCCCGCCCGTCAGCTGGGCGTGCCCCTGCGCCTGGAGATGGCGCCGGGCCTGCCGGAGCATGTCCGGCTGGATTGGTCGATGATCCAGCAAATTCTGGGCAACCTGATCCAGAACGCCCTGCGCCATGACGACGGCCGTGGGGTGCTGGTCGGTCTGCGGGCGGAAGACGGCATGCTGGTCTTCCGGGTCGCCGACCATGGGCCGGGCATGCCCGAGGAAATCCGCGACATGCTGGCGCAAGCCCCCGTCGGACTGCGGCCGCGGACGACGGGTCGGAATGGGTCCGGCCTCGGCCTGGCCATTGCACAACGCATGACGTTGGCGCTGGGAGGCGGCATCGCCGTCCTCGATCCTGGGGAAGGGGCTGTCGTCGAGGTGCGCCTGCCGCTGGTCGCGGCATCCCCGGCTGAACTGCCGGCCCGTCAGCGCACGCCAGACGATCGCTTCCACCAGAACTGTCTCGTGGTCGACGACGACCCGATCAACGCCCAGGTCACCGCCGCCATGCTGGAACGCATGGGCCTGTCGGTGGACCACGCCCATACCCTGGAGCAGGCGCACGCCCTGTTGCTTGCGGCACCGGACGCTTATGGCGTCTTCCTTCTCGATTACCGGTTGCCGGATGGCACCGGACCTGACTTCGCCCGCGAGATCCGTAACACTCCGGCATTGGCGGATGCCTCGATCATCCTGTTGAGCGCCAATGCCGATTGGGTCCGCGCCTCGCCCGCCGACGCCGGACTGTTCCAGGCCATCCTGGAGAAGCCGCTGGATGCGACCGCGCTGGGCAAGGCCATCCGCGGCAAGGCGGCGCGACCGGCGGTGGGGGCGGGCGGGCTGCTCAATGGCCTGTCGCCGACCGCCCGGCGGCGGATGGCGGAAGCGTTCACCCGTGGCTGGACGGAGTTCCGTACGATGCTGGAGGTTGCCGACCCGGCGGAGCGGGATGCCGCCCTCGCCGCGCGGGCCCACAAGCTGGCGAGCGGAGCCGCGACCTTCGGCCTGGACGAAATCGCCGACCGGCTGCGCCGGATCGAAGCGGCGCATGAGGATGGCACCGTCGATGCGGCGACGCGGGCCAAAGAGCATGGAGCCCTGTTCGCATGTTCGCTGCCACCAGATTGGTGGAACCGCTTCGCAGAGGATTCCTCAGCGTGA
- a CDS encoding ABC transporter ATP-binding protein, producing QRVAIARALALEPKLFLLDEPLSALDAKLREAMQIELKQLQRRLGITTIVVTHDQREAMTMADLVVVMSEGRIRQAAPPMEVYRRPADAFVADFIGMTNLLEGEVTAPGRASVPGGELVIDGLPPHGRALLSVRPEEVLLHSAMGTGQEGGENRLTGTLSFVRDLGASVEFRIDVGGREIVALTRPQDRPAVEPGAAVIVEIPAEACVVLPPEGGSVGERAS from the coding sequence GCAGCGCGTCGCCATCGCCCGCGCCCTGGCGCTTGAGCCGAAACTGTTCCTGCTCGACGAACCGCTGTCGGCGCTCGACGCCAAGCTGCGCGAGGCGATGCAGATCGAACTGAAGCAGCTTCAGCGGCGGCTGGGCATCACCACGATCGTCGTCACCCACGACCAGCGCGAGGCGATGACCATGGCCGATCTGGTGGTGGTGATGTCGGAGGGGCGGATCCGTCAGGCCGCCCCACCGATGGAGGTCTACCGCCGGCCGGCCGACGCCTTCGTCGCCGACTTCATCGGCATGACCAACCTGCTGGAGGGCGAGGTGACGGCCCCCGGCCGCGCCAGCGTGCCGGGTGGTGAGCTTGTCATCGACGGACTGCCGCCGCATGGCCGCGCCCTGCTGTCGGTCAGGCCGGAGGAGGTGCTGCTGCATTCCGCCATGGGCACCGGGCAGGAGGGCGGGGAGAACCGGCTGACCGGAACCCTGTCCTTCGTCCGCGATCTCGGCGCCAGCGTCGAGTTCCGCATCGACGTCGGCGGGCGGGAGATCGTGGCGCTGACCCGGCCGCAGGACCGCCCGGCGGTCGAGCCGGGTGCCGCCGTCATCGTCGAGATTCCGGCGGAAGCCTGCGTCGTGCTGCCGCCGGAGGGCGGATCGGTAGGGGAGCGAGCGTCATGA
- a CDS encoding TorD/DmsD family molecular chaperone, with translation MTAISEDRDLVFIAEWLAQEFLSPPGIGQVEAARTMAGQIALRRIGDCLGQPAAADALCQLLTAGSAEDVTPAIQRRHTALFEGIFRQRSVPPYASLWDGTGRLCGPAVDRMRAVLRDLDMHVQADCAEPPDHLAIQLAALAEAMRQRRAEAVADLAEQMLVWVGRFATALIRADGVGYYGNLARFLLSLLDRIADGSATVDSNRAAAAI, from the coding sequence ATGACTGCCATCTCCGAGGACCGGGACCTCGTCTTCATCGCCGAATGGCTGGCGCAAGAGTTCCTGTCACCGCCCGGCATCGGACAGGTCGAGGCGGCGCGCACCATGGCGGGCCAGATCGCCCTGCGCCGGATCGGCGACTGTCTCGGACAGCCCGCCGCGGCGGACGCCCTCTGCCAACTGCTCACCGCCGGTTCGGCGGAGGACGTGACCCCGGCAATTCAGCGGCGGCACACGGCCCTGTTCGAAGGCATCTTCCGCCAGCGTTCCGTCCCGCCCTATGCCAGCCTGTGGGACGGTACCGGCCGTCTCTGCGGCCCGGCCGTCGACCGCATGCGCGCGGTGCTGCGTGACCTCGACATGCATGTCCAGGCGGATTGCGCCGAACCGCCCGATCATCTGGCGATCCAGCTGGCGGCGCTGGCGGAGGCGATGCGGCAGCGACGGGCCGAAGCGGTGGCCGATCTGGCGGAGCAGATGCTGGTCTGGGTGGGCCGCTTCGCCACGGCGCTCATCAGGGCCGACGGCGTCGGCTATTACGGCAATCTCGCGCGCTTCCTGCTCTCGCTGCTCGACCGGATCGCGGATGGCTCCGCGACGGTCGACAGCAACCGCGCAGCCGCAGCGATCTGA
- a CDS encoding ABC transporter permease: MMQRWLNSLMAGLVGLVLAAPILVVAGVSLNAKRSLDFPPKGLSLSWYAEIFTDPGWRGALIASLVVAASSAALAVAIAFPLAWFIWRWRAPWARAFEVLGMAPFILPPVITALGFLSFWSTFGQYGEPWTVVVSHAVFFVTLPLVTLSLGFGAVDRSYVEAASTMGADDRTVLRTVVMPLVRPYMISGFAFAFVLSLNEYIVAYMVAGFTLETLPIKIFNALRYGYTPTMAAVTVLFVLLTAAVFGLIARFGDLPRLLGAWIKAD, translated from the coding sequence ATGATGCAGCGCTGGCTCAACAGCCTGATGGCCGGCTTGGTCGGCCTCGTCCTGGCAGCGCCGATCCTGGTGGTGGCGGGGGTGTCGCTGAACGCGAAGCGCTCGCTCGACTTCCCGCCCAAGGGACTGTCGCTGTCCTGGTATGCCGAGATCTTCACCGATCCCGGCTGGCGCGGGGCGCTGATCGCCAGCCTTGTGGTGGCTGCATCGTCGGCGGCGCTGGCGGTCGCCATCGCCTTTCCGCTGGCGTGGTTCATCTGGCGCTGGCGGGCGCCCTGGGCGCGGGCGTTCGAGGTGCTGGGCATGGCCCCCTTCATCCTGCCGCCGGTCATCACCGCGCTGGGATTCCTCAGCTTCTGGTCCACCTTCGGGCAGTATGGCGAGCCGTGGACGGTGGTGGTCAGCCACGCCGTCTTCTTCGTCACGCTGCCGCTGGTCACGCTGTCGCTGGGCTTCGGTGCTGTGGACCGCAGCTATGTCGAGGCCGCCTCGACCATGGGGGCCGACGACCGCACCGTGCTGCGGACGGTGGTGATGCCGCTGGTGCGGCCCTACATGATTTCCGGCTTCGCCTTCGCCTTCGTGCTGTCGCTCAACGAATACATCGTCGCCTACATGGTCGCCGGCTTCACGTTGGAAACGCTGCCGATCAAGATCTTCAACGCCCTGCGCTACGGCTACACGCCAACCATGGCTGCCGTCACCGTGCTGTTCGTGCTGCTGACCGCGGCCGTCTTCGGGTTGATCGCCCGCTTCGGCGATCTGCCGCGCCTGCTGGGCGCCTGGATCAAAGCGGACTGA
- a CDS encoding c-type cytochrome: MALHRKTLYRLTGGAALLGVLGFVVLTSPWTWSATHPGRTLPDAEGADLANGRKIFVASDCATCHKTPGQEDDTVLGGGWALDTQFGVFHMPNISPDPQTGIGGWTLAQFDRALREGVGPGGAWPDGRNLYPAFPYTSYQRLSGTDVRDLYAYLRSLKPVDNKVPDHDLKFPYALRRGVGVWRLAFLDGKRGEESPVPAGVDAAQYRRGEYLVEGPGHCAECHSSRSLMGNVIASQRFGGGPAPDGVDYFPNISPDETGIGFWSANAIANYLHTGVSPIGRTAGGDMAEVVKNTSQLPREDIQAMAVYLKHVPAVHKPAPGMPEPNRTDKLVMLRNAVAVTPTLPTSPEQAIVQGGDAWVVATKPVWLEQAGVGGSAPEQGKLLGGAPVHVAARNADKLQLVLKGWQMEGAPSVVYQSKGHRVMLAVLDRAAAGAVTRGKPETDADTGQSWIPVEVTLWSNAANLNADRKALWDYSQATFQKACSACHVLPEKQHFTANQWIGTLKAMKRFTSFNDDQYRLILAYLQNHSKDLHPNGKEAAK; this comes from the coding sequence ATGGCTCTTCATCGCAAGACCCTTTACCGTCTCACCGGGGGCGCGGCGCTGCTGGGCGTGCTGGGCTTCGTGGTGCTGACCTCCCCCTGGACATGGTCCGCCACCCATCCGGGCCGGACCCTGCCGGACGCCGAAGGCGCCGACCTCGCCAACGGCCGCAAAATCTTCGTCGCCTCCGACTGCGCGACCTGCCACAAGACCCCCGGCCAGGAGGACGACACCGTCCTGGGCGGCGGCTGGGCGCTCGACACGCAGTTCGGCGTGTTCCACATGCCCAACATCTCGCCCGATCCGCAGACCGGCATCGGCGGCTGGACGCTGGCCCAGTTCGACCGCGCTCTGCGGGAAGGCGTCGGGCCGGGTGGAGCCTGGCCGGATGGCAGGAACCTCTATCCGGCCTTCCCCTACACCTCTTACCAGCGGCTGAGCGGCACCGATGTCCGGGACCTCTACGCCTATCTGCGCAGCCTGAAGCCGGTCGACAACAAGGTTCCGGACCACGACCTGAAGTTCCCCTATGCCCTGCGGCGCGGCGTCGGCGTCTGGCGGCTGGCCTTCCTCGACGGCAAGCGCGGCGAGGAAAGCCCGGTTCCCGCCGGCGTCGACGCCGCCCAGTACCGGCGCGGCGAATATCTGGTGGAGGGGCCGGGCCATTGCGCCGAATGCCATTCGTCGCGCAGCCTGATGGGCAACGTCATCGCAAGCCAGCGCTTCGGCGGTGGCCCCGCCCCCGACGGCGTCGATTACTTCCCCAACATCTCCCCCGACGAGACCGGGATCGGCTTCTGGTCCGCCAACGCCATCGCCAATTACCTGCACACCGGCGTCAGCCCGATCGGCCGCACGGCGGGGGGCGACATGGCGGAGGTCGTCAAGAACACCTCGCAGCTTCCGCGCGAGGACATCCAGGCGATGGCCGTCTATCTGAAGCATGTTCCCGCCGTGCACAAGCCGGCGCCCGGCATGCCGGAGCCCAACCGGACCGACAAGCTCGTCATGCTCCGCAACGCCGTCGCCGTCACGCCGACGCTGCCGACCTCGCCGGAGCAGGCCATCGTCCAGGGCGGTGACGCCTGGGTGGTTGCAACCAAGCCGGTGTGGCTCGAACAGGCGGGCGTCGGTGGATCGGCCCCGGAACAGGGCAAGCTGCTGGGCGGCGCCCCGGTCCATGTCGCCGCCCGCAACGCCGACAAACTGCAGCTGGTGCTGAAGGGATGGCAGATGGAAGGCGCGCCGTCCGTCGTCTATCAGTCCAAGGGCCATCGCGTGATGCTCGCGGTGCTCGACCGGGCGGCCGCAGGAGCCGTGACGCGCGGCAAGCCGGAAACCGACGCCGACACCGGCCAGTCCTGGATACCGGTCGAAGTCACTCTCTGGTCCAACGCCGCCAATCTGAACGCCGACCGCAAGGCGCTGTGGGACTACAGCCAGGCGACCTTCCAGAAGGCCTGCTCCGCCTGCCATGTGCTGCCGGAAAAGCAGCATTTCACCGCCAACCAGTGGATCGGAACGCTGAAGGCGATGAAGCGCTTCACATCCTTCAACGATGACCAGTACCGGCTGATCCTCGCCTACCTGCAGAACCACTCGAAGGATCTGCACCCGAACGGCAAGGAGGCGGCGAAATGA
- the torA gene encoding trimethylamine-N-oxide reductase TorA — protein MKNLTMTGGPLLSKRAFLKGSVAAALGFSSLPLLARGAIAQAAPRKILSGCHWGVFYGKVADGRVTEFIPWEGDPSPSPQLPGVMDSIYSESRIRYPMVRRAWLEQGPGADPDGRGAGDFVRVSWDKAIELVAGEITRVRAKYGQQAVFAGSYGWKSPGKLHNCQTLLRRMLNLTGSYTNSTGDYSTGAAQVILPYVSGSIEVYEQCTTWKNLAEHCELMVFWGCNPLNNSQISWQVADHGAWPGIAMMKAAKTKVLCIDPVRTETCKELNGEWLAPRPQTDVAMMLGIAHTLYTEKLHNQDFLDRYTNGFDKFLPYLLGKTDGTPKSADWAAGICGLPAETLRDLARRFAAKRTMLALGYSTQRQHHGEQIHWMLITLAAMLGQIGLPGGGYGLSYHYASGGAPTHTTPILKAIDDASGQASDGAAWLAQSGAVSIPVSRLVETLLNPGRTMQFNGHEITLPLIKLAYWAGGNPFSHQQDRNEMLRAWRQLDTFIVQDVQWTASARHADIVLPATTSYERNDIEQVGDYALSHIVPMKKIVDPVFEARSDFDIFAAIADKLGKGYAFTQGLSEMDWIRGIYESAKIESRAKGMEMPVFDVFWNSNKPLEFPLGKEQADFVRHADFRADPLLNALGTASGKFELYSAAIEKYGYDDCPPHATWMEPVERLGGPTARYPLHVAANHPQMRLHSQLCGTVNRQSYAIAGREPCWMHPEDARARGLSDGDVVRVFNDRGQILAGLKITDDICRGVIRINEGGWFDPANAREIGSLCRYGDVNNLTTGLSTSKLAQANCGHTGIAEVERFKGSLPPVVVFSQPA, from the coding sequence ATGAAGAACTTGACGATGACCGGCGGTCCGCTGCTTTCCAAACGGGCCTTCCTCAAGGGATCGGTTGCGGCGGCATTGGGGTTCTCCAGCCTGCCGCTGCTCGCCCGCGGCGCGATCGCACAGGCGGCGCCCAGGAAGATCCTGTCGGGTTGCCACTGGGGCGTCTTCTACGGCAAGGTCGCGGACGGCCGCGTGACCGAATTCATCCCTTGGGAAGGCGATCCGTCCCCGTCGCCGCAGCTTCCCGGCGTGATGGATTCGATCTACTCGGAATCGCGGATCCGCTATCCCATGGTGCGCCGCGCCTGGCTGGAGCAAGGACCCGGCGCCGATCCTGACGGGCGCGGCGCCGGCGATTTCGTCCGCGTGAGCTGGGACAAGGCCATCGAGCTGGTTGCCGGCGAAATCACCCGTGTCCGCGCCAAATACGGCCAGCAGGCGGTGTTCGCCGGCTCCTATGGCTGGAAGAGTCCCGGCAAGCTGCACAATTGCCAGACGCTGCTGCGCCGCATGCTGAACCTCACCGGCAGCTACACCAACAGCACCGGCGACTATTCGACCGGCGCCGCGCAGGTGATCCTGCCCTATGTGTCCGGCTCCATCGAGGTGTATGAGCAGTGCACCACCTGGAAGAACCTCGCCGAACATTGCGAGTTGATGGTCTTCTGGGGCTGCAATCCGCTCAACAACTCGCAGATCTCCTGGCAGGTCGCCGACCATGGCGCCTGGCCCGGAATCGCGATGATGAAGGCGGCCAAGACGAAGGTCCTCTGCATCGACCCGGTCCGCACCGAGACCTGCAAGGAGCTGAACGGCGAATGGCTGGCTCCGCGTCCGCAGACCGACGTGGCGATGATGCTCGGCATCGCCCACACCCTCTACACCGAGAAGCTGCACAACCAGGACTTCCTCGACCGCTACACCAACGGCTTCGACAAGTTCCTGCCTTATCTTCTCGGCAAGACCGACGGGACGCCGAAAAGCGCCGACTGGGCCGCCGGCATCTGCGGCCTGCCCGCCGAGACGCTGCGCGATCTGGCCCGCCGCTTCGCCGCGAAGCGGACCATGCTGGCTCTCGGCTATTCGACGCAGCGCCAGCATCATGGCGAACAGATCCATTGGATGCTGATCACGCTGGCCGCCATGCTGGGGCAGATCGGCCTGCCGGGCGGCGGCTACGGCCTCAGCTATCACTATGCCTCCGGCGGAGCGCCGACCCACACCACGCCGATCCTCAAGGCGATCGACGATGCCTCCGGTCAGGCGAGCGACGGGGCGGCCTGGCTGGCGCAGAGCGGCGCGGTGTCGATCCCGGTCTCGCGCCTGGTCGAGACCCTGCTGAATCCCGGCAGGACGATGCAGTTCAACGGGCATGAGATCACGCTTCCGCTGATCAAGCTCGCCTACTGGGCCGGCGGCAACCCGTTCTCCCACCAGCAGGACCGCAACGAGATGCTGCGCGCATGGCGCCAGCTCGACACCTTCATCGTGCAGGATGTGCAGTGGACCGCCTCGGCCCGCCATGCCGACATCGTGCTGCCGGCGACGACCTCCTACGAGCGCAACGACATCGAACAGGTCGGGGATTACGCCCTGAGCCATATCGTCCCGATGAAGAAGATCGTCGATCCGGTCTTCGAGGCGCGCAGCGATTTCGACATCTTCGCCGCCATCGCCGACAAGCTGGGCAAGGGCTACGCCTTCACCCAGGGCCTCAGCGAGATGGATTGGATCCGCGGCATCTACGAATCCGCCAAGATCGAATCTCGCGCGAAGGGCATGGAGATGCCGGTCTTCGACGTCTTCTGGAACAGCAACAAGCCGCTGGAATTCCCGCTCGGCAAGGAGCAGGCCGATTTCGTTCGCCATGCCGATTTCCGCGCCGACCCCCTTCTCAACGCGCTGGGCACGGCGTCGGGCAAGTTCGAGCTGTATTCGGCGGCCATCGAGAAATACGGCTATGACGACTGTCCGCCGCATGCGACCTGGATGGAGCCGGTGGAGCGGCTGGGGGGGCCGACCGCCCGCTATCCGCTGCATGTCGCCGCCAACCATCCGCAGATGCGCCTGCACTCCCAGCTCTGCGGAACCGTCAACCGGCAGAGCTACGCCATCGCCGGCCGGGAACCCTGCTGGATGCACCCGGAGGACGCGCGGGCGCGCGGGTTGTCGGACGGCGATGTGGTCCGCGTCTTCAACGACCGTGGCCAGATCCTCGCCGGTTTGAAGATCACCGACGATATCTGCCGCGGCGTGATCCGTATCAACGAAGGCGGCTGGTTCGATCCGGCGAACGCGCGGGAAATCGGCAGCCTGTGCCGGTACGGGGACGTCAACAATCTGACGACCGGGCTGTCGACCTCGAAGCTGGCGCAGGCCAACTGCGGGCACACCGGGATTGCCGAGGTGGAGCGGTTCAAAGGAAGCCTGCCACCCGTTGTCGTCTTCAGCCAACCGGCGTGA